In Marasmius oreades isolate 03SP1 chromosome 3, whole genome shotgun sequence, a single window of DNA contains:
- a CDS encoding uncharacterized protein (MEROPS:MER0001400), producing MVFFNGLFPSVFLAILYASNGNVAARPPVAKYPTHHVRDLGNGVKVPIFHPQANYTTFGEGIEVPLSFAGAGIEDNTLSFVSSQLGLDFAKVSYKSGYIRVNGESFGYAKQVHEGVPIANAVANVAFKDNKVVAFGHSFVDTSKIADSKPSVDVSTVIPKVESALQGKKNDIQPTLEYLAQQDGAVALAHVFQVQNEEAGTWYEAFADAHSGELLSVTDFVAEASYRVLPIYKQDPMEGLELLLDPSLPSASPNGWHATNGDDTSGNNVVAYKGAETNTTKQSSNGLIFDYTYDPSVGPSEGANADVSRTNAFYLTNAYHDTLYQYGFTESAFNFQNDNSGKGGVGGDPVLISVQDASGFNNADFGTPPDGQSGRCRMFIFTKTNPNRDGVLQNDIPIHEMTHGLSNRLTGGGTARCLQNLESRGLGEGWSDAVAEWFVRSDTPDITDFVIGAWVLNDPRGGRSRPYSTSMTTNPYKYSDIAGMSDTHTIGEVNESFAKYDLTDSIP from the exons ATGGTCTTCTTCAACGGGCTTTTCCCTTCTGTGTTTCTCGCCATTCTGTACGCCTCCAACGGCAACGTCGCAGCCCGTCCCCCAGTTGCAAAATATCCTACTCATCATGTGAGGGACCTCGGAAATGGCGTCAAGGTTCCAATCTTTCACCCTCAAGCCaactacacg ACTTTTGGGGAGGGTATTGAGGTCCCATTGTCGTTCGCTGGGGCTGGAATAGAAGACAATACTCTCTCTTTTGTCTCGTCGCAACTCGGCTTAGATTTCGCCAAGGTGTCATACAAGTCCGGTTACATCCGGGTGAACGGTGAATCATTCGGTTACGCCAAACAAGTTCAC GAAGGTGTTCCCATTGCGAATGCCGTTGCCAATGTTGCATTCAAGGATAACAAAGTTGTCGCTTTTGGTCATTCATTCGTTGATACCT CCAAGATTGCGGATTCAAAACCATCGGTTGATGTTTCCACTGTCATTCCGAAGGTGGAATCAGCTTTACAGGGCAAGAAGAACGATATCCAGCCGACCCTGGAGTACCTTGCTCAGCAAGACGGCGCTGTTGCTCTCGCACACGTCTTCCAAGTTCAGAACGAAGAAGCTGGGACATGGTATGAGGCCTTTGCCGATGCTCACTCTGGCGAATTACTTTCTGTTACTGACTTCGTCGCTGAGGCTTCC TACCGTGTTCTCCCAATCTACAAACAGGACCCCATGGAGGGCCTTGAATTACTACTAGACCCTTCGCTTCCCTCCGCGTCACCAAACGGATGGCATGCTACTAACGGTGACGATACCTC CGGTAACAACGTGGTTGCTTACAAAGGTGCAGAAACCAATACCACCAAGCAATCTAGTAATGGGCTTATCTTTGACTATACGTACGACCCATCGGTGGGCCCGTCTGAAGGAGCTAACGCCGATGTTTCCCGCACGAATGCTTTCTACTTGACCAACGCCTACCACGATACGTTGTACCAATATGGCTTTACCGAGAGCGCGTTCAACTTTCAGAACGACAACTCTGGAAAGGGTGGTGTTGGTGGAGACCCAGTTCTCATTAGCGTACAAGACGCTTCTGGCTTCAACAACGCAGATTTTGGAACTCCTCCCGA CGGTCAATCTGGACGGTGCAGGATGTTCATATTCACCAAGACGAACCCAAACCGGGACGGTGTCCTCCAAAACGACATTCCAATTCATGAAATGACCCACGGCCTTAGCAACCGATTGACTGGTGGTGGTACTGCCCGTTGCTTACAGAATCTCGAGTCCAGAGGTTTGGGTGAAGGATGGTCCGATGCTGTTGCTGA GTGGTTCGTTCGTTCTGACACCCCCGACATCACTGACTTTGTAATCGGCGCCTGGGTTCTCAACGATCCTCGAGGTGGTCGCTCAAGGCCTTATTCAACTTCAATGACGACCAACCCTTACAAGTACTCCGATATTGCTGGCATGTCTGATACACACA CTATTGGAGAGGTAAACGAATCATTCGCCAAGTACGATCTCACTGACTCCATTCCTTAA